The following are encoded together in the Geobacter sulfurreducens PCA genome:
- a CDS encoding competence/damage-inducible protein A, with amino-acid sequence MKIATLSIGDELLRGEVVDTNAARIAARLADAGLAVGRHLTVGDDEGEIEAALGMLAPAHDAVIVTGGLGPTDDDVTARAAARATGRRLVLNEAALDRLRDFFSRRGRELYPANERQCLLPAKAGLIPNALGTACGFHLLHGECFLVFLPGVPAEMARMLEESVVPLVLDRRSGPEVTRTAVLTLFGLSEAEIGGRLSGLERSRGGLGIAYCVDFPVVQVKLRATARSEEEAAEIIAGGLPLVRERLGDVIVAEGDNTIDTAVARLFREKGLTLALAESCTGGLIAKRITDVAGSSAYFFMGLVTYANEAKERLLGVPTALLAEKGAVSADVARAMARGARHVAGSDLALAVTGIAGPDGGSDDKPVGTVYLALADRAGCSVKSYRFAGERDAIRTVTAVTALDWLRRRLLTA; translated from the coding sequence GTGAAGATCGCAACCCTTTCCATCGGCGACGAACTCCTGCGGGGCGAAGTGGTGGACACCAATGCCGCGCGCATCGCCGCACGCTTGGCGGACGCGGGGCTTGCCGTGGGCAGGCACCTGACCGTGGGCGATGACGAGGGGGAGATCGAGGCGGCCCTCGGCATGCTCGCTCCGGCTCATGATGCCGTCATCGTCACGGGGGGGCTCGGTCCCACGGACGACGATGTCACGGCCCGGGCCGCGGCCCGGGCAACGGGGCGACGCCTCGTCCTGAACGAGGCGGCCCTTGACCGGCTGCGGGACTTCTTCTCCCGGCGGGGGCGCGAGCTGTATCCCGCCAATGAGCGCCAGTGCCTCCTGCCGGCCAAGGCGGGTCTCATTCCGAACGCGCTCGGCACCGCGTGCGGTTTCCACCTGCTGCACGGGGAATGTTTTCTGGTCTTTCTCCCCGGCGTCCCGGCCGAGATGGCCAGGATGCTGGAAGAGTCGGTGGTGCCCCTGGTCCTTGACCGGCGGAGCGGGCCGGAGGTCACCCGAACGGCGGTACTGACGCTGTTCGGCCTCTCCGAGGCGGAAATCGGCGGTCGACTGAGCGGACTGGAGCGTTCCCGTGGGGGGCTCGGCATTGCTTACTGCGTCGATTTTCCGGTAGTGCAGGTGAAACTGCGGGCCACTGCCCGAAGCGAGGAGGAGGCTGCGGAGATCATTGCCGGGGGGCTGCCCCTGGTGCGAGAGCGCTTGGGCGATGTGATCGTGGCCGAGGGGGACAACACCATCGATACGGCGGTTGCCCGCCTGTTTCGCGAAAAGGGGCTCACCCTCGCCCTGGCCGAGTCGTGCACCGGCGGGCTCATTGCCAAGCGGATCACCGACGTGGCTGGCAGTTCCGCCTACTTTTTCATGGGGCTGGTCACCTATGCCAACGAGGCCAAGGAGCGACTCCTGGGCGTTCCGACCGCGCTTCTGGCTGAAAAAGGAGCCGTGAGCGCCGATGTTGCCCGTGCCATGGCCAGGGGAGCCCGCCACGTGGCCGGCAGCGATCTGGCCCTGGCCGTTACCGGTATCGCCGGCCCCGATGGGGGGAGCGACGACAAGCCTGTCGGCACGGTCTACCTGGCCCTGGCCGACCGGGCAGGCTGCTCGGTCAAGTCGTACCGCTTCGCCGGCGAGCGGGACGCCATCCGGACCGTCACGGCCGTCACGGCCCTGGACTGGCTGAGGAGGCGCCTCCTCACCGCCTGA
- a CDS encoding sensor histidine kinase gives MSLRNDRVYLIVVSVSALLVLGVLAASFVVYRRHDFPLLDFLTLVLFLLVSCIIFMVVSYRKTRSVNELAHLHELMQYQRELDKIARRYRSLLEGAGNAVFVFNADTGLLVEVNRRGTELLGYSKEEMVTLKGKDLVPEEDQEKFSLLVLRVVRRGRGRTDGIAFRRRGGDRFLGEVEARLIDLGDEKVVHATIRDITFKHRAEREMRQRNRELASLVNIITRANQEMELETVLDVTLRETIEVFGVDGGGIHLRERDGTLRPAATCFVPDRLREALDAGADGGLLGRVAATRGPFALDDLAMEGCMAGLSDESAGWKGFAAVPLFAKNRVTGVMYLLNRQMRSFTDEELKLFFSIAGQMGIIIENARLFNELKWKSDELMGSFRLLEKSSHELALSQHRLRTNLTLVERANQELERIDRMKNNFLGMISHEFRTPLTSVISGTDFLRSSSSLAGDPDSRQVLDMIHEGGERLFEIVNDILKVARLEAKSATVARRALHISQVFSQVVTKLEPLLAERSLRIVFNNLEGLPHCIGDQECFEEIFSELLENSVKFTPDGGTIIISARVVDRRALAPKREILARFNADFPSQIGDRCYLEVAVRDNGIGVSHDEQVKIFDKFYEIGDIRHHSSGKFKFQGKGTGLGLAIVKGMVEAHGGMVWVESPGVDPEARFGSAFLVLLPLEESLRTPVIPLAAPRDPLAGDIPGEGA, from the coding sequence ATGTCCTTACGCAACGACAGGGTGTATCTGATTGTTGTCAGTGTTTCGGCGCTCCTGGTGCTTGGCGTGCTTGCGGCGTCCTTTGTCGTCTACCGTCGCCACGATTTTCCCCTCCTCGACTTCCTTACCCTGGTTCTTTTCCTGCTCGTTTCCTGCATCATTTTCATGGTGGTCAGCTACCGCAAGACACGCAGCGTCAATGAACTGGCCCATTTGCACGAGCTTATGCAGTACCAGCGGGAGCTGGACAAGATCGCCCGGCGCTACCGGAGTCTTCTGGAAGGGGCCGGCAATGCGGTCTTCGTCTTCAATGCCGACACGGGGCTTCTGGTGGAGGTGAACCGTCGGGGCACCGAACTGCTGGGGTACAGCAAGGAGGAAATGGTCACTCTCAAGGGGAAGGACCTGGTGCCCGAGGAGGACCAGGAGAAGTTTTCCCTGCTGGTATTGAGGGTGGTCCGGCGCGGAAGGGGCCGGACCGACGGAATTGCGTTCCGCCGCCGGGGAGGGGATCGCTTCCTGGGGGAGGTGGAAGCCCGCCTCATTGATCTGGGCGACGAGAAGGTGGTCCATGCCACGATCAGGGACATCACATTCAAGCACCGGGCCGAGCGGGAGATGCGCCAGCGCAACCGGGAGCTCGCCTCCCTGGTGAACATCATCACCAGAGCCAACCAGGAGATGGAGCTGGAGACGGTCCTCGACGTAACCCTGCGGGAAACGATCGAAGTCTTCGGCGTTGACGGCGGCGGCATCCATCTGCGCGAGCGGGACGGCACCCTGCGCCCGGCAGCTACCTGTTTCGTTCCGGATCGGCTCAGGGAGGCGCTTGATGCCGGAGCCGACGGCGGACTGTTGGGCAGGGTTGCCGCCACGCGCGGCCCTTTCGCCCTGGACGATCTGGCCATGGAAGGGTGCATGGCGGGGCTCTCGGATGAGTCGGCAGGCTGGAAGGGGTTTGCGGCGGTCCCGCTGTTCGCCAAGAACCGGGTCACCGGCGTCATGTACCTGTTGAACCGGCAGATGCGTTCCTTCACCGACGAAGAGCTCAAGCTGTTCTTTTCCATAGCCGGCCAGATGGGCATCATCATCGAAAACGCCCGCCTCTTCAATGAACTCAAGTGGAAAAGCGATGAGCTCATGGGGTCGTTCCGCCTCCTGGAGAAAAGCAGTCACGAGCTTGCCCTTTCCCAGCACCGGCTCCGCACCAATCTGACCCTCGTGGAACGCGCCAATCAGGAGCTGGAGCGAATCGACCGGATGAAGAACAACTTTCTCGGCATGATTTCCCATGAGTTTCGCACCCCCCTTACCAGCGTCATCAGCGGCACCGATTTTCTGCGCTCCTCGTCAAGCCTAGCCGGCGACCCCGACAGCCGGCAGGTCCTCGACATGATCCACGAGGGGGGAGAGCGCCTTTTCGAGATCGTCAACGATATCCTCAAGGTTGCCCGTCTTGAGGCCAAGTCGGCCACTGTGGCCCGGCGTGCCCTCCACATCTCCCAGGTGTTCAGCCAGGTGGTGACGAAGCTTGAGCCGCTGCTTGCGGAGCGGAGCCTGCGAATCGTCTTCAACAACCTGGAGGGGCTCCCCCACTGCATAGGCGACCAGGAGTGCTTCGAGGAGATATTCTCGGAACTGCTGGAAAACTCGGTCAAGTTCACTCCGGACGGGGGGACGATCATCATCTCGGCGCGGGTGGTCGACCGGCGGGCCCTTGCCCCGAAGCGGGAGATCCTGGCGCGCTTCAATGCCGATTTCCCGAGCCAGATCGGGGATCGCTGCTATCTGGAGGTGGCGGTCCGCGACAACGGCATCGGGGTCAGCCACGACGAGCAGGTGAAGATATTCGACAAATTCTACGAAATTGGCGATATCCGTCACCACTCCAGCGGCAAGTTCAAGTTCCAGGGAAAGGGGACGGGGCTTGGACTGGCCATCGTCAAGGGGATGGTGGAGGCCCATGGGGGCATGGTCTGGGTCGAGAGCCCGGGGGTTGATCCGGAGGCCCGCTTCGGCAGCGCGTTTCTGGTTCTCCTTCCCCTTGAGGAGAGTCTGCGGACGCCGGTCATCCCTCTGGCCGCCCCCCGGGATCCCCTGGCGGGAGACATCCCCGGAGAGGGAGCGTGA
- the recA gene encoding recombinase RecA, protein MTQEREKAIELALSQIEKQFGKGAIMRLGADEALPDVAAIPTGSLSLDLALGVGGVPRGRIIEIYGPESSGKTTLALHIAAEAQKMGGIAAFVDAEHALDIGYARKLGVKTDDLLVSQPDTGEQALEIAEMLVRSGAVDVLVIDSVAALVPKAEIEGEMGDSHMGLQARLMSQALRKLTGIISKSNCCVIFINQIRMKIGVMFGNPETTTGGNALKFYASVRLDIRKIASLKQGQDVIGSRTKVKVVKNKVAPPFKEVEFDIYYGEGISREGDILDLAVEKGIVDKSGAWFSYGGDRIGQGRENSRLFLKERPELVNEIEGKVYDVAGIPRKGAKEAA, encoded by the coding sequence GTGACCCAAGAACGCGAAAAGGCGATAGAGCTTGCGCTCAGCCAGATAGAAAAGCAGTTCGGCAAGGGGGCGATCATGCGCCTCGGGGCGGATGAGGCCCTCCCCGATGTGGCCGCCATCCCCACCGGTTCCCTCTCCCTCGACCTGGCCCTCGGCGTCGGCGGCGTCCCCCGCGGGCGGATTATCGAGATCTACGGACCCGAGTCGTCGGGCAAGACGACGCTCGCCCTGCACATCGCGGCCGAGGCCCAGAAAATGGGCGGCATCGCTGCCTTCGTCGACGCCGAGCACGCGCTCGATATCGGCTATGCCCGCAAACTCGGCGTCAAGACGGACGACCTGCTCGTCTCCCAGCCCGACACCGGGGAGCAAGCCTTGGAAATTGCCGAGATGCTCGTCAGAAGCGGCGCTGTGGACGTCCTCGTCATCGACTCGGTGGCGGCACTGGTTCCCAAGGCCGAGATCGAAGGGGAGATGGGCGACTCCCACATGGGGCTCCAGGCCCGGCTCATGTCTCAGGCCCTGCGCAAGCTCACCGGCATAATCTCCAAGTCCAACTGCTGCGTCATCTTCATCAACCAGATCCGGATGAAGATCGGCGTCATGTTCGGCAACCCCGAAACCACCACCGGCGGCAACGCCCTCAAGTTTTACGCCTCGGTACGTCTCGATATCCGCAAGATCGCATCCCTCAAGCAAGGGCAGGACGTCATCGGCTCCCGCACCAAGGTGAAGGTGGTCAAGAACAAGGTGGCTCCCCCCTTCAAAGAGGTGGAGTTCGACATTTACTACGGTGAGGGCATTTCCCGCGAGGGCGACATCCTCGACCTGGCCGTGGAGAAGGGGATCGTGGACAAGAGCGGCGCCTGGTTCTCCTACGGCGGAGACCGGATTGGCCAGGGGCGCGAAAATTCCCGCCTTTTCCTCAAGGAGCGGCCAGAACTGGTGAACGAGATCGAAGGGAAGGTTTACGACGTGGCCGGCATTCCCCGCAAAGGGGCGAAGGAAGCGGCATAG
- a CDS encoding type IV pilus twitching motility protein PilT, with translation MELNDILTVAVRAKASDVHIKTGLPPVVRIDGRLRPIPNAPRLAPDQVRAMALAIMNDRQKRLFEEHFECDTAYGVPGLGRFRVSVYSQRGTVAMVFRFIPFGIPSMENLTLPPVIKKLAMEERGLILVTGTTGSGKSTTLAAMIDYINEHRTCNIITVEDPVEFLHRDKKSILSQREVGFDTVSFATALKGALRQDPDVILVGEMRDLETIETAMHAAETGHLVMSTLHTLDATETINRIISVFPPYHQRQVRIQLAGVIKGVVSQRLVPRADGKGRVPAVEIMIGTARIKEYIDDKDKTKLLPEAIAQGYTSYGMQTFDQSLMLLYTQKLITYEEALRQSSNPDDFALKVSGISSTSDSTWDDFVHDEAPPAEGEGSVEGIEKF, from the coding sequence ATGGAACTGAACGATATCCTCACCGTCGCGGTTCGCGCCAAGGCGTCCGACGTCCACATCAAAACGGGCCTCCCGCCCGTCGTGCGGATCGACGGCCGCCTGCGGCCAATCCCGAACGCGCCGCGGCTGGCGCCGGACCAAGTGCGCGCCATGGCGCTCGCCATCATGAACGATCGGCAGAAGCGTCTCTTCGAGGAGCACTTCGAATGCGACACTGCCTACGGCGTGCCGGGCCTGGGCCGCTTCCGGGTGAGCGTTTACTCCCAGCGCGGCACGGTGGCAATGGTGTTTCGCTTCATTCCCTTCGGCATTCCCTCCATGGAGAACCTGACCCTGCCGCCGGTCATTAAAAAACTGGCCATGGAGGAGCGGGGCCTCATTCTCGTCACGGGCACCACGGGGAGCGGCAAGTCCACCACCCTGGCCGCCATGATCGACTACATCAACGAGCACCGGACCTGCAACATCATTACCGTTGAAGACCCGGTGGAATTCCTCCATCGCGACAAGAAGAGCATCCTCTCCCAGCGGGAGGTAGGATTCGACACCGTCTCCTTCGCCACCGCCCTCAAGGGTGCCCTCCGCCAGGACCCGGACGTGATCCTGGTCGGCGAGATGCGCGACCTGGAGACCATCGAGACCGCCATGCACGCGGCCGAAACCGGTCACCTGGTCATGTCGACCCTCCACACCCTGGATGCCACCGAGACCATCAACCGGATCATCTCGGTCTTCCCTCCCTATCACCAGCGCCAGGTCAGGATCCAGCTCGCCGGCGTGATCAAGGGCGTCGTCTCCCAGCGCCTGGTCCCCCGCGCCGACGGCAAGGGCCGGGTACCGGCGGTCGAGATCATGATCGGCACCGCCCGGATCAAGGAATACATCGACGACAAGGACAAGACGAAACTCCTCCCCGAAGCCATTGCCCAGGGCTATACCTCGTACGGGATGCAGACCTTCGACCAGTCCCTGATGCTGCTCTACACCCAGAAGCTCATCACCTACGAGGAGGCGCTCCGCCAGTCGTCCAACCCCGACGACTTCGCCCTCAAGGTGTCCGGCATTTCGTCCACCTCCGACAGCACGTGGGACGACTTCGTCCATGACGAGGCTCCCCCTGCGGAGGGAGAGGGCTCCGTCGAGGGCATCGAGAAGTTCTAG
- a CDS encoding regulatory protein RecX: MHSRPERRRDPLSTALDILSRRDHSEAELARKLRSRGIDAGEIDRIVARLREFGYLNDRRVACRLAESALAQGKMVGARLRVELRRRGIPPELAEEALAQAAAGCDERALVGDLLARKFPGFDPAVADPREKRRVVGWFQRRGFGLSAILEALRCPVDE; the protein is encoded by the coding sequence ATGCATTCCCGACCGGAGCGGCGGCGTGACCCGTTGTCCACCGCCCTCGACATCCTTTCGCGTCGGGACCACAGCGAAGCCGAACTTGCCCGCAAGCTGAGGTCCAGGGGGATCGACGCGGGGGAGATCGACCGCATCGTCGCGCGCCTCAGGGAGTTCGGCTACCTGAATGACCGCCGTGTTGCCTGCCGCCTGGCGGAATCGGCCCTGGCCCAGGGGAAAATGGTGGGGGCTCGACTCCGGGTCGAGCTGCGCCGCCGCGGGATTCCACCGGAACTGGCCGAAGAGGCCCTGGCCCAGGCGGCGGCCGGTTGCGACGAACGGGCCTTGGTCGGAGACCTGCTGGCCCGGAAATTTCCCGGCTTCGATCCGGCTGTGGCGGACCCTCGCGAAAAGCGGCGGGTGGTGGGCTGGTTCCAGCGCCGCGGGTTCGGGCTCAGTGCCATTCTTGAAGCGCTCCGGTGTCCTGTCGATGAATGA
- the alaS gene encoding alanine--tRNA ligase, giving the protein MTGKEIRARFLKFFADRGHAVVPSSPLIPHNDPTLLFANAGMNQFKDCFLGLEKRDYVRACSSQKCVRAGGKHNDLENVGRTARHHTFFEMLGNFSFGDYFKKEAIAFAWEFLTKDLGLDKDRLYVTVYTDDDEAADIWHLQEGVPRERIYRFGEKDNFWAMGDTGPCGPCSEIFWDNGPEVGCGSPDCAVGCDCDRYMEIWNNVFMQFNRSADGVLTPLPKPSVDTGMGLERISTVMQGVKSNYDTDLFQGIIGHVEKLSGKRYRHSEKDDVSMRVMADHVRATTFLICDGVLPSNEGRGYVLRRIMRRAARHAKMLGFAEPVICRMVEAVNAMMGDAYPELLEREEYIRKVIRAEEERFAETLDRGLAILNEAVADLKNEGRTVIPGETLFRLYDTFGFPTDLTADIVRSEGFTIDEDGFEACMERQREQAREHWKGSGEEGIAEVHKTLHSRGVRSRFTGYEARTAYSPVTVLLKGGAEVAEATAGDRVEIITDATPFYGESGGQVGDTGTISTGSAHVEVTETLRPFPDLIVHRGTVVEGTIRQGDACDLKVAPGRDATARNHTATHLLQSALRQVLGDHVKQSGSLVGPDRLRFDFTHFAAMTPEEIRRVEEIVNSCIMANDDVHAREMALDEAMEIGATALFGEKYGDTVRVVRVGEVSMELCGGTHVHAAGDIGFFKILSEAGIAAGVRRIEALTGMGALRHVQQLEDERKEIAALIKAEGGDNVERLQRLLTRQKDMQREIETLESRLNAARSADLLADVREVNGVKVLATLAEVDDPKKLRELADTLKDRLGSGVVALGCVKEGKANLLVAVTKDLTGRVKAGDLIRQLSPIIGGSGGGKPELAQAGGTLPDKLGEALGKVCELVP; this is encoded by the coding sequence ATGACCGGAAAAGAGATACGCGCCCGATTTCTCAAGTTCTTCGCCGACCGGGGGCATGCCGTCGTGCCCAGCTCCCCCCTCATTCCCCACAATGACCCAACGCTCCTGTTCGCCAATGCCGGCATGAACCAGTTCAAGGACTGTTTTCTGGGCCTGGAGAAGCGTGATTACGTCAGGGCCTGCTCCTCCCAGAAGTGTGTCCGGGCCGGTGGCAAGCACAACGACCTGGAGAACGTGGGGCGCACCGCCCGGCACCATACCTTCTTCGAAATGCTCGGCAACTTTTCCTTTGGCGACTATTTCAAGAAAGAGGCCATCGCCTTTGCCTGGGAATTCCTCACCAAAGACCTGGGCCTCGATAAAGACCGCCTCTACGTGACGGTTTATACGGACGACGACGAGGCCGCCGACATCTGGCACCTGCAAGAGGGGGTTCCCCGGGAGCGGATCTACCGCTTCGGCGAGAAGGACAACTTCTGGGCCATGGGCGATACCGGGCCCTGCGGCCCTTGCAGCGAGATTTTCTGGGACAACGGTCCCGAGGTCGGTTGCGGCAGCCCCGACTGCGCCGTTGGGTGCGACTGCGACCGGTACATGGAGATCTGGAACAACGTCTTCATGCAGTTCAACCGCTCCGCCGACGGGGTGCTCACCCCCCTGCCCAAGCCCTCCGTCGATACCGGCATGGGGCTCGAGCGCATCTCCACGGTCATGCAGGGGGTGAAGTCCAACTACGACACCGACCTGTTCCAGGGGATCATCGGGCACGTGGAAAAGCTCTCGGGCAAGCGCTACCGGCACAGCGAGAAAGACGACGTCTCCATGCGGGTCATGGCGGACCACGTCCGGGCCACCACTTTCCTGATCTGCGACGGGGTCCTCCCCTCAAACGAGGGACGGGGCTACGTGCTGCGCCGGATCATGCGCCGGGCCGCCCGGCACGCGAAGATGCTCGGCTTTGCCGAACCAGTCATCTGCCGGATGGTAGAGGCCGTCAACGCCATGATGGGCGACGCCTACCCGGAACTTTTGGAGCGTGAGGAGTACATCAGAAAGGTGATCCGGGCCGAGGAGGAGCGCTTTGCCGAAACCCTCGACCGGGGACTCGCCATCCTCAACGAGGCCGTGGCGGATCTCAAGAACGAAGGGCGCACGGTCATCCCCGGCGAGACCCTGTTCCGGCTCTACGACACCTTCGGTTTTCCCACGGATCTCACCGCGGACATCGTCCGGAGCGAAGGGTTCACCATCGATGAAGATGGTTTCGAAGCCTGCATGGAGCGACAGCGGGAGCAGGCCCGGGAGCACTGGAAGGGCTCCGGCGAGGAGGGGATCGCCGAGGTCCACAAGACCCTCCATTCCCGGGGCGTCCGGAGCCGTTTCACGGGCTACGAAGCCCGCACCGCCTACTCTCCGGTGACGGTCCTCCTCAAGGGCGGGGCCGAGGTGGCCGAGGCCACGGCCGGCGACCGGGTGGAGATCATCACCGACGCCACTCCCTTCTACGGCGAGTCGGGCGGCCAGGTGGGGGACACCGGAACCATCTCCACGGGCAGCGCCCACGTGGAGGTGACGGAAACGCTTCGTCCTTTCCCGGATCTCATCGTCCACCGGGGGACCGTGGTCGAGGGCACCATCAGGCAGGGCGACGCCTGCGATCTGAAGGTCGCGCCGGGCCGCGACGCCACCGCCCGCAACCATACCGCAACCCATCTCCTCCAGTCGGCGCTCCGCCAGGTGCTGGGGGATCACGTGAAGCAATCGGGCTCCCTTGTGGGGCCGGACCGCCTCCGCTTCGACTTCACCCATTTCGCGGCCATGACGCCCGAAGAGATCCGGCGGGTTGAGGAGATCGTCAACTCCTGCATCATGGCCAACGACGACGTCCATGCTCGGGAAATGGCCCTGGACGAGGCCATGGAGATCGGCGCCACCGCACTGTTCGGCGAAAAATACGGGGACACTGTCCGGGTGGTTAGGGTGGGCGAAGTGAGCATGGAGCTGTGCGGTGGCACCCATGTCCACGCCGCCGGCGACATCGGTTTCTTCAAGATACTCTCCGAGGCGGGAATTGCCGCGGGGGTCCGCCGCATCGAGGCCCTGACCGGCATGGGCGCCCTGCGTCACGTGCAGCAGCTGGAGGACGAGCGGAAAGAGATCGCCGCCCTGATCAAGGCCGAGGGGGGCGACAATGTGGAGCGTCTCCAGCGGCTGTTGACTCGTCAGAAGGATATGCAGCGGGAAATCGAGACCCTGGAGTCGCGCCTCAACGCCGCCCGCTCGGCGGACCTGCTGGCGGATGTCCGGGAGGTGAACGGCGTCAAGGTCCTCGCCACCCTGGCTGAGGTGGACGATCCGAAGAAGCTCCGGGAGCTTGCCGACACCCTCAAGGACCGGCTCGGCTCTGGTGTTGTGGCCCTCGGGTGCGTCAAGGAAGGAAAGGCGAATCTTCTGGTGGCGGTGACCAAGGATCTGACCGGCCGCGTCAAGGCCGGCGACCTGATCCGTCAGCTTTCCCCCATCATCGGCGGTAGCGGAGGAGGGAAGCCGGAGCTGGCCCAGGCGGGCGGAACCCTGCCGGACAAGCTCGGCGAGGCCCTCGGCAAGGTGTGTGAACTCGTCCCCTGA
- a CDS encoding hybrid sensor histidine kinase/response regulator, translating into MDIVTKMQSERGLKSILVVDDESVIRDLCAKALKGYRVLQAGDGEEALRLFERGGIDVILTDVMMPKLNGIELLRRLKEMEPTLVVIVMTGYAEKDIILNALKADADDFITKPLNLLQLKTAVDRALDKKVLKEEIANLKSMDRLKSNFLSLISHKFRTPLTAISLFLQNLACGVYDPEDPESRRNLELIFGQSRYLESLVSELLAFSRFMDAEAGLQLEPCLLQDLIPKLVTSSREAVAKPGIVTSFDLAPLPPISLDREKITFAIGQIIDNAYKFSRERGKITITLRESGDEYLLAVEDTGVGIPRDEIPKIFEKFYQVDPEGTGQIRGFGLGLFYAREFVKLHDGTISIESEAGAGTRVTIALPSAAT; encoded by the coding sequence ATGGATATCGTGACCAAGATGCAGTCTGAGCGCGGTCTCAAGTCGATTCTCGTCGTGGATGACGAATCGGTGATCCGCGACCTGTGCGCCAAGGCCCTCAAGGGGTACCGGGTCCTTCAGGCCGGCGACGGCGAAGAGGCCCTGCGCCTGTTCGAGCGGGGGGGGATCGACGTTATCCTCACCGACGTAATGATGCCGAAGCTGAACGGCATCGAGCTCCTGCGGCGCCTCAAGGAGATGGAGCCGACGCTCGTAGTCATCGTTATGACCGGTTACGCCGAAAAGGATATCATCCTCAATGCGCTCAAGGCGGACGCCGACGACTTCATCACCAAACCCCTGAACCTGCTGCAGCTCAAGACGGCAGTGGACCGCGCCTTGGACAAGAAGGTCCTCAAGGAGGAGATCGCCAATCTCAAGAGCATGGACCGGCTCAAGAGCAACTTTCTGTCGCTCATCTCCCACAAGTTCCGGACGCCGCTCACCGCCATCTCGCTCTTTCTCCAGAATCTCGCGTGCGGCGTCTACGACCCCGAGGACCCTGAATCCCGCAGGAACCTGGAGCTCATCTTCGGCCAGTCCCGCTACCTGGAAAGCCTGGTGAGCGAACTCCTCGCCTTCAGTCGCTTCATGGACGCCGAGGCGGGCCTCCAACTAGAGCCGTGCCTGCTGCAGGACCTGATTCCCAAGCTCGTCACGTCCTCCCGTGAGGCGGTCGCCAAGCCCGGCATCGTCACCTCCTTCGACCTGGCCCCGCTGCCTCCCATCTCCCTGGACCGTGAGAAGATTACCTTCGCCATCGGCCAGATCATCGACAACGCCTACAAGTTTTCCCGGGAGAGAGGCAAGATCACCATCACTCTCAGGGAGTCGGGCGACGAGTACCTGCTGGCCGTCGAGGACACGGGCGTGGGCATCCCCCGTGATGAAATACCCAAAATTTTCGAGAAGTTCTACCAAGTGGACCCCGAAGGTACCGGTCAGATCCGCGGTTTCGGCCTCGGCCTTTTCTACGCGCGCGAGTTCGTCAAGCTCCACGATGGCACCATCTCTATCGAGAGCGAAGCCGGAGCTGGAACCCGGGTCACCATTGCCCTCCCCAGCGCAGCCACCTGA
- the argB gene encoding acetylglutamate kinase — MQHLIDKANTLMEALPYIRRFSGKTIVIKYGGHAMADEALKESFALDVIMLKSLGINPVVVHGGGPQINETLKRYGIVSEFVKGMRVTDAATMQVVEMVLTGQVNKEVVGYLNQHGGRAVGLSGKDGNLLLCRKLLQEVRQDDGTVESVDIGFVGDVVKVNQELIQTLEHGKFIPVIAPVGVGEQGESYNVNADLVAGRVAGALRAEKLILLTDVAGVKDKAGALLSSIRLDTVPGLIDDGVITGGMIPKVTCCVDAIEEGVRKASIIDGRVLHAVLLEIFTDVGVGTEIHR; from the coding sequence ATGCAGCATCTCATCGACAAGGCAAATACCCTCATGGAGGCGCTGCCGTATATCAGGCGCTTCTCCGGCAAGACCATCGTCATTAAGTACGGCGGCCACGCCATGGCAGACGAGGCCCTGAAGGAATCCTTCGCCCTCGACGTCATCATGCTGAAGTCCCTCGGGATCAACCCCGTTGTGGTCCACGGCGGCGGCCCCCAGATCAATGAGACCCTCAAGCGGTACGGCATCGTCTCTGAATTCGTGAAGGGGATGCGAGTCACCGACGCCGCCACCATGCAGGTGGTGGAAATGGTGCTCACCGGCCAGGTGAACAAGGAGGTGGTGGGGTACCTGAACCAGCACGGGGGCAGGGCCGTGGGGCTCTCGGGCAAGGACGGCAATCTCCTCCTCTGCCGCAAGCTTCTCCAGGAGGTCAGGCAGGATGACGGCACCGTGGAGTCGGTGGATATCGGCTTCGTGGGCGACGTGGTCAAGGTGAACCAGGAGCTGATCCAGACCCTGGAGCACGGCAAGTTCATCCCGGTCATCGCCCCGGTGGGGGTAGGCGAGCAGGGAGAGAGCTACAACGTGAATGCCGACCTCGTGGCCGGCCGGGTGGCCGGAGCCCTGCGGGCCGAAAAGCTGATCCTGCTCACTGACGTGGCAGGGGTGAAGGACAAGGCGGGGGCCCTCCTCTCCAGCATCCGCCTCGATACGGTGCCCGGCCTCATCGACGACGGTGTCATCACCGGCGGCATGATCCCCAAGGTCACCTGTTGCGTCGATGCCATCGAGGAGGGGGTCAGAAAGGCCTCCATCATCGACGGCCGGGTGCTTCACGCGGTTCTGCTGGAGATCTTCACCGACGTCGGCGTCGGCACCGAGATCCACCGATGA